DNA from Coffea arabica cultivar ET-39 chromosome 10c, Coffea Arabica ET-39 HiFi, whole genome shotgun sequence:
TTTTTGCCCTCTCCTAATGCTTATAATGGTTCTACAACATCTTTAAATTATAAGTCATGCATTTCAACTTACATCATATTTTGTATAGTTTTTCATGTCAACAATTTCAACTTGATTTTCACGCTTATATTCTTATTTCTTTACCTAAATTTTCTTAAGCCATACTTTTTGAGCGTTTAAAATACTTATACAAAGAAAAGTAATTGcacataaaacaagaaaaaggatagtctccgtttggattggctattttttcaaaaacaagttttttaaatataatattaCAGTAATACACAATAACTTAAAAAACATCTCATTCATACAATATATAAAatacttcaaaaaaattttagaataaaattttttcatttacactgctatagtaaaatttttcaaaaacacccttaaaaacagctaatccaacgCACCTATTCAACTAATAGGATCGCTTACAGTCGAGAAAAATAATCACAATAAAGAATGCTAGCTTTCCATTAATACGGAAGTACAAACGCCCTTAAGTTGGAGGAcaaaaatgtatatttataaagtTTACGGCAGTATTCCTATGAATAACCCGCCAGCTTAACCCGTTGACCCGCCCAATCAATCGGTGACCATTTTGTCCATAACGGACCCACGGTGCGGAGTATGCTTAAAACCTTCTAAAAAATTTCTGCTCCGACCCAACAGTCCCTCGACGCCACGGCTGCCTGAGACTCCTGCCGACCTCCGACTGGCATTCACACTCCTTCCGCCGTCGCGGCTACTGAGATTTTCAGGTTTGCGTCTCTGTTTTTTCCTCTGACAAGCTAAATTAATACTGTTAGTGCTCCTGTTACTTTTATCTCAGTATCTTCATTCTGTTTTGCACAATTTGCGGCCACGCCCTAGATTGCTTCTTTCTCAGTTACCTTTtctatttgttaaaattttctaattcaaTTATGTTATCTTAGATGCGATAAGTATGAATTGTTAATTAAAATATTTGTGGGGtgtattcttttttatttacttctgccggtttttgtttgtttggaagaaattagGGGGTTTAATTGTGTTCTGATTTCTGTATATGAATTAAAATCTGGTAGATTTTTTAGCAACGGTCTTTTATGTATTCTAGTTTTCAGAAATTCTTTGTTGTTAATCTGAAAGCTATTGTGATTTTGGTATGGTTCAAAGCCCAAATTTTGAGCTacttgattttaattttcatacTGTACATCCTCGACATTTCTTGGAAACTTGAATGGTTCTGAAATTTTATTGGATAATGTTCTTTTAACTTCTGTTATTGTactcttagttttttttttctgcttctttttctctttttcccccctttttttcGAGCAAAGATACCAACCATTACATTATAACCTATTACTGGTTGATAGAACCTGCAATTAGGTTTCTTGGCATGTATCCGCATTAGAGCTTACAAAAGTCTCTGTTCCGAGGAAGTTTTCAACTTGTAGATACAATGGACAAGATCATAATGATTCTAgcatgcagaaaacatgcaaattgACTGAGACACAATGATTATCATTACTTTCATATGTTAAGATGTTTTTCCTTGGAATTTTTTAATTTAGGCATTTTGAAGTTAGTGTTCATTTGGCCCATTTTATCTGCTCTCACATGGATATATGTGGCTACTTTTTTGCATTTGTCCAGGATGTCATCAGGAGCTAGTCAACCAAATAACATTTCCAAGGTATGTTTGGCATGTAATATGCTGACAATTATGATATTACTTAAGTTCCATATTCTGGTCTTATTTCTTTGACAAAGAAACTATTAATGCCACAAATCATGAATATGCAATTCGAAAGAGCAACTGATGCATAATTCAAAGCCAGTTGACAAGTATAAGGCTCAATATGTTGGAATGCTATATAAGTTTAGTACAAGATCtgttttttgttttcccttAAGTTTTCATGGTGTATATGTGCTTGATACAGTTAATTGTAGCATTTCCACTTTCTCCATGTGTGGTTGTGAAGAATGTCAAAGAGTTGTGTATGTGATGTTTTTCTTtcattgttttaattgtttgtGTACCAAATACTGTGCATTCATGGTTCATTTGTAGCTATTAGAAGCTTTTAAGTGTGACTCTTTTCTTATAGTCTGAATCCTTGTTCTGTATCTAATCCCTTTTAACTGATGCATTGTTGAttggttcctttcaggtccgtCTACAACCAGACCCATTTCTTAATGAACTCACCAACATGTTTGAGCGAAGCACGGAAAAGGGTTCTGTCTGGGTGACACTTAAATACTGTAtgtcctttttgttttcttaaccTTTTGTTTTGCCTGATACTACTCCTTTCTTTGCCAATATCTTGGTTTAGTCTTTCCTGGTCTTCTCACGTTTGGTTTCATGTATAATTGTTTTGTAGCATGCTGTTCTAATCTTTTGATGCACATTGAATTTACAGCCTCTGACAAGTCTAAGCTCCAAAGGAATAAGATGAAGACAGCTGGGGAGAAAATTGAGTACAAGTGTCTTATTCGAGCTACAGATGGAAAAAAGACTATATCTACTTTGGTAAGCACAGTTACTTTTACctgttttaatttcaaattttgatttatttgttgttttttcttGCTCTTACTTTTTGTGGGGTTTGATTGGTGGGCCTCGAGTCTTCTTCCCATAATTGTCTCAAGGAATAAGAAGGGAAAATTGAATAAGAAGACACATTTTTTATTGAAAGTTGCTGACTGCTATAATTGAAAAATGGGTTGGTTATAGCCCTACTACGAATTTGATACTAGAGAGTTTGTGCacccaaaaatataaaaagtggAAATATACAACTAGTTAAGCTGCTAGCCATTGTCTGAGTTTCTCGCTCTATGGTCTCTCAAGAAAGTAATGCAACTAACTAGCACTTTGGGAAAGATGATGCTTTAAGGAGAATGAGTTAATAATCTTTTCTGTCTTGGAATCACAATATCAAAGGTGGATTTGTCAAGTCTGAAATGGGGTAGCTTTGATAATTGCATCAGAAAACATGTTTGATGTAACATTCTGTTTGGGATTGTTTTTGGTTTAGATACATGCTGGAGCTTAAGTCAATGGAAAGCGAGGCAAAATTATAAAAGAAGCATTTTTGGCTGCCATATGATGTTATGTTCATGCTTACTCTTTGTTGGCCATCATAGTCATTCTTGGCAAGGTTTAGAAGACAAACTAAGGACAGGAAGCAGGCAAAGGTGATGTTCAAAGCAGTTGGACATCAGATTAAGTAGGCCAAAAGTCATAGATAAAAGGACGCAATGGGATTGGCTTTATTTGAGAAATATCTGCTTATAAAGTAGTAGAGGTTTGGAGGACTTCTGAGTTGTTCCAGCTTTGGTAGCTTTAACTGTAGTAGGGCTGGCATATTTCTTTTCTACTTGAAGCAGCAGATGATTATGTTGGGTTTCCATTTTTCCCTTCTCAAGGGAATAGTTTAGCAGTGTATGGTTAGAGAACATAgttgaagagaaaagaaagggctGACAAATCATTGTGATGCATCCTTAAGCGTTTGAGTGGATCATGTAAAGTGGAGAAGCCTGATAACTCTGCATCTATGGAAATCAGAATATCCTGGCAACTCCCATAAACAAGAATGGGCATTAGAACAAGTACTAATAAGCATGACTACTGATGGAAACACACTGGAGAAGTTTTTCTCATGTCCTTTTACTCCAATCCTAGTACTTATGCTTGCTAAATGTGCAGTTGAGTTAATTACTTGCACtgataaatgaatttttttttatacgaCTTGCTGGGTAATTGTTCCTTTGTTACTTGTTCAGATATTTTGTCATTTTGGTCAAAGTGTTACAACTTTGTCTTCCAGACTGATCTTTACATTTATGCATGGGGCATCTTAGGTTGGGCAAAAAGATCACCAGCGTTTCCAAGCTTCATATGCGACCATTCTGAAAGCCCGCATGACTGCATTGAAGAAGAGGGAAAGAAAGGACAAGAGAAAGGCAGCAGATTCTGATAAGAAGCAGGGGGTTTTGAAGAAGTGATCAGCTGCTGCTTTGCTGCTTTGCTGCTTTGCTGCTTTTCCTTTCATTGGTTGAAGCTTCTGCACAATTTTCGTTTCCATATATCGGCTGTAGAAGTTATCTTCTTTTGGACAATTGAGTTGTTATATATGTTTATACACCTCGACAGTTAGAAATTAATCACAATTCTTCTGCGGCATGGGATTGGGGAAAGAgttttgctttatttgttgcCTTTTACAGTTTTTACCTGAAATTTTACTTAATTCTAGATAATAAATTATGATGAATGTTCGTTGAAATGCAAAGAAAGTTCAATATAGT
Protein-coding regions in this window:
- the LOC113712040 gene encoding signal recognition particle 14 kDa protein: MSSGASQPNNISKVRLQPDPFLNELTNMFERSTEKGSVWVTLKYSSDKSKLQRNKMKTAGEKIEYKCLIRATDGKKTISTLVGQKDHQRFQASYATILKARMTALKKRERKDKRKAADSDKKQGVLKK